From Nicotiana tabacum cultivar K326 chromosome 20, ASM71507v2, whole genome shotgun sequence, one genomic window encodes:
- the LOC107790435 gene encoding uncharacterized protein LOC107790435 produces MPPKGGVLKPFQLLEVNIISAQDLEPVSKRMKTYATAWVHPTRKLTTGVDTEGGNNPTWNDKFVFRVDEEFLRQDTSAVQIDIYSVHWFRDSLVGSVRVLVGNLIPPPTRLQHQHHIGMRFVALQIRRPSGRPQGILNIGVTLLGGTMRSMPLYRQLSMSAVGYRDLMEEDAHLPNYNEKIETQNDKVDNTTNNNATTIKPILRRTKSERSERVTFDSASMANSSLVAVPPKKKAVAVEKESSILSISFEPPKHMMMKKKGKASSVISGAELREKPKTKDKKGKSGSVLSDSIVSKESSSLINRPKDDHKPKPKDNNRPKDEKPKLKLIELELGDKDKPINEKKTGTGTDSPTTKAVDEKSVTKSKGLGVGDMPKEKQTTVIGKPMPSNGGYDYGGPKGLGPGPGQNGKFVFGGPYKAHSMWSDSEVGPSPSEVAAIMAEKKYPLEEEKSSVLDGWSLDESVEGLRSKLERWRTELPPLYDRGMASSSYHSTGRHTRRHTDGGSGLFSCFGNFYGYECQCICGKPKRKSLNPKFQSPSVGSRSWV; encoded by the exons ATGCCTCCCAAAGGGGGAGTTTTGAAACCATTCCAATTATTGGAAGTGAACATCATTTCTGCCCAAGATTTGGAACCCGTGTCCAAAAGAATGAAAACCTACGCGACCGCGTGGGTCCACCCTACCCGAAAACTCACCACCGGGGTTGATACCGAAGGAGGTAACAACCCCACGTGGAACGATAAGTTTGTTTTTCGGGTAGATGAGGAATTTCTTCGGCAGGACACATCTGCCGTTCAGATTGACATTTATTCCGTCCATTGGTTTCGCGATTCGCTCGTCGGCTCCGTTCGTGTCCTCGTCGGAAATCTCATCCCTCCTCCTACTAGGCTGCAGCACCAACACCATATTGGTATGCGTTTTGTTGCACTTCAG ATACGTCGTCCATCAGGTCGTCCTCAGGGTATATTAAACATTGGTGTGACATTACTTGGTGGCACTATGAGAAGCATGCCATTGTACAGACAATTGAGTATGTCAGCAGTTGGATATCGCGATTTGATGGAAGAAGATGCACATCTTCCCAACTATAACGAAAAAATAGAAACTCAAAATGACAAGGTCGATAACACCACCAACAACAATGCCACCACGATAAAACCTATACTACGTCGTACAAAGAGTGAACGTAGCGAACGTGTCACGTTCGATAGTGCCTCAATGGCTAACAGTTCATTAGTTGCAGTTCCTCCAAAAAAAAAGGCTGTGGCGGTTGAAAAAGAGAGTTCAATACTTAGCATTTCATTTGAACCTCCAAAGCatatgatgatgaagaagaaaggaaaagcaAGTTCTGTAATAAGTGGTGCTGAGCTAAGggaaaaaccaaaaacaaaagatAAGAAAGGTAAGTCTGGTTCAGTCCTAAGTGATTCAATTGTGAGTAAAGAGTCATCTAGTCTTATAAACAGGCCCAAAGATGATCATAAGCCCAAGCCCAAAGATAATAATAGGCCCAAAGATGAAAAGCCCAAACTCAAACTTATAGAGTTAGAACTTGGGGACAAAGACAAGCCCATAAATGAAAAGAAGACGGGCACTGGAACTGACTCACCAACAACTAAAGCAGTTGATGAAAAATCTGTTACAAAGTCCAAAGGTTTAGGAGTTGGTGATATGCCCAAAGAGAAACAAACTACAGTAATAGGAAAGCCCATGCCAAGCAATGGTGGATATGATTATGGAGGCCCAAAAGGGTTAGGCCCAGGACCAGGGCAAAATGGGAAGTTTGTATTTGGAGGCCCATATAAGGCCCATTCAATGTGGTCTGATTCAGAAGTTGGGCCTTCACCCTCTGAGGTGGCTGCAATTATGGCTGAAAAGAAATATCCATTAGAAGAGGAAAAAAGCTCAGTTTTGGATGGTTGGAGCTTGGACGAGAGCGTCGAAGGACTCAGGTCGAAGCTCGAGAGGTGGCGGACCGAGCTACCGCCACTCTACGACCGCGGGATGGCTTCGAGTAGCTACCACTCGACCGGTCGTCACACGAGAAGGCATACTGATGGTGGAAGTGGTTTGTTTTCTTGCTTTGGTAACTTTTATGGTTATGAATGTCAATGCATTTGTGGTAAGCccaaaaggaaaagtttgaaCCCAAAGTTTCAAAGCCCATCAGTTGGAAGCCGGTCATGGGTGTGA